One region of Miscanthus floridulus cultivar M001 chromosome 19, ASM1932011v1, whole genome shotgun sequence genomic DNA includes:
- the LOC136529870 gene encoding uncharacterized protein → MEKARRRHVPAFGEWNYYSSSSTSSSPYAAGAAAASESWWYAPEPEACSDVWFRYSPPPRRRPPAPNKKARRPETAGGGAVVVAVAAEHKRAAAALAGAACAPAKGAGRRVVVVRPVDEDLYRVPPPDDDHTTVSHLPRRRKRAARRSLWMGCLGLNCVA, encoded by the exons ATGGAGAAGGCGAGGCGGCGGCACGTGCCGGCGTTCGGGGAGTGgaactactactcctcctcctcgacGTCGTCCTCCCCATacgccgccggcgccgcggcaGCGTCCGAGTCCTGGTGGTACGCGCCAGAGCCTGAGGCCTGCAGCGACGTCTGGTTCAGGTACTCCCCGCCCCCGCGCCGTAGGCCGCCGGCGCCTAATAAGAAGGCGCGGAGGCCGGAGACCGCGGGCGGCGGAGCCGTCGTCGTCGCTGTAGCCGCGGAGCAcaagagggcggcggcggcgctggcaggTGCGGCGTGCGCCCCGGCCAAGGGCGCTGGCCgcagggtggtggtggtgaggcCCGTCGACGAGGACCTGTACCGGGTGCCGCCGCCGGACGACGACCATACCACTGTCTCCCACCTTCCACGGCGGCGG AAGAGGGCGGCGAGGAGGAGCTTGTGGATGGGTTGCTTGGGCCTCAACTGCGTCGCCTGA
- the LOC136529146 gene encoding small ribosomal subunit protein eS24z-like isoform X2: MADSKATAAVTLRTRKFMTNRLLSRKQFVLEVIHPGRANVSKAELKERLSKLYEVKDSNCIFVFKFRTHFGGGKSTGFGLIYDNLEAAKKFEPKYRLIRNGLATKVEKSRKQMKERKNRAKKIRGVKKTKAGDAKKK, from the exons ATGGCGGATTCGAAGGCCACTGCGGCGGTCACCCTCCGCACGCGCAAGTTCATGACCAACCGCCTCCTGTCCCGCAAGCAGTTCGTGCTCGAGGTCATCCACCCCGGCCGCGCCAACGTCTCCAAG GCGGAGCTGAAAGAGAGGCTGTCGAAGCTTTACGAGGTGAAGGACTCCAACTGCATCTTCGTCTTCAAGTTCCGAACCCACTTCGGAGGCGGCAAGTCCACCGGCTTCGGACTCATCTACGACAACCTCGAGGCTGCCAAGAAGTTCGAGCCCAAGTACCGCCTCATCAGG AACGGCCTTGCTACTAAGGTAGAGAAGTCACGAAAGCAGATGAAGGAACGTAAGAACAGGGCAAAGAAAATCCGTGGTGTGAAGAAG ACAAAGGCTGGAGATGCCAAGAAGAAGTAA
- the LOC136529146 gene encoding small ribosomal subunit protein eS24z-like isoform X1: protein MADSKATAAVTLRTRKFMTNRLLSRKQFVLEVIHPGRANVSKVGDLVLSSFLGDVRRDLDGMSFVQAELKERLSKLYEVKDSNCIFVFKFRTHFGGGKSTGFGLIYDNLEAAKKFEPKYRLIRNGLATKVEKSRKQMKERKNRAKKIRGVKKTKAGDAKKK from the exons ATGGCGGATTCGAAGGCCACTGCGGCGGTCACCCTCCGCACGCGCAAGTTCATGACCAACCGCCTCCTGTCCCGCAAGCAGTTCGTGCTCGAGGTCATCCACCCCGGCCGCGCCAACGTCTCCAAGGTCGGGGATCTCGTCCTCTCCTCGTTTCTCGGTGATGTTCGGCGGGACCTTGACGGTATGTCTTTCGTGCAGGCGGAGCTGAAAGAGAGGCTGTCGAAGCTTTACGAGGTGAAGGACTCCAACTGCATCTTCGTCTTCAAGTTCCGAACCCACTTCGGAGGCGGCAAGTCCACCGGCTTCGGACTCATCTACGACAACCTCGAGGCTGCCAAGAAGTTCGAGCCCAAGTACCGCCTCATCAGG AACGGCCTTGCTACTAAGGTAGAGAAGTCACGAAAGCAGATGAAGGAACGTAAGAACAGGGCAAAGAAAATCCGTGGTGTGAAGAAG ACAAAGGCTGGAGATGCCAAGAAGAAGTAA